One window of Cryptobacterium curtum DSM 15641 genomic DNA carries:
- a CDS encoding exonuclease SbcCD subunit D, whose product MKFIHIADLHIGKRVRGFSLIDEQKYTLEQVASYAVQEKVHAVIIAGDVFDKPVAPLEALDVLEEFFATLATAHIPVVAIAGNHDSAERLSFGARFREEQFVHIARAFSATPQFLDFTEANNDSKEENKEKVAPLRVRVHLIPFVRPVHVRAAFPHQAEAIANYTDALRVACANQPLIEKDANLLVAHQFVVHGESEPETCESETVSVGGLDSVQASVFDAFDYVALGHIHTAQSVGRDTIRYSGSIFPYSFSEAGREKSVTLIDISPSITGANTSPGATNKRLSVTTRSLPLHENRTLREITGSFEELARTAPSDPHADDYLHVTLTDDALMNAMEKIRALYPHVMQLDFAHTRRIQTARQQAIKEAHLSNDPIGLLTDFYRSQTENELSESQIAAIRTIIDEEVAAR is encoded by the coding sequence ATGAAGTTTATCCATATCGCCGACCTGCACATTGGTAAGCGTGTCCGCGGTTTTTCACTGATAGATGAACAGAAATATACCCTTGAACAGGTGGCCTCTTATGCCGTTCAAGAAAAAGTTCATGCGGTTATCATTGCGGGAGATGTCTTCGACAAGCCCGTAGCGCCCCTTGAAGCGCTCGATGTTCTGGAAGAATTCTTTGCCACCTTGGCAACGGCTCATATTCCGGTAGTTGCTATTGCTGGCAACCACGATAGCGCCGAGCGCCTATCTTTTGGTGCGCGCTTTCGAGAAGAACAATTCGTGCATATCGCACGCGCATTTTCCGCTACACCCCAATTCCTCGATTTCACCGAAGCAAACAACGACAGTAAAGAAGAGAATAAAGAAAAGGTGGCACCCTTACGCGTCCGCGTGCATCTCATACCCTTCGTGCGGCCCGTCCATGTGCGCGCTGCCTTTCCCCACCAGGCTGAAGCAATTGCCAACTACACCGATGCACTCCGTGTCGCCTGCGCTAATCAGCCCCTTATTGAAAAGGACGCCAATCTGTTGGTAGCCCACCAATTTGTAGTACACGGCGAAAGCGAACCCGAAACGTGTGAGTCTGAAACGGTTTCTGTTGGCGGACTCGACAGTGTTCAAGCAAGCGTGTTCGACGCTTTTGATTACGTGGCACTGGGACATATTCACACTGCGCAGTCAGTTGGGCGCGACACGATTCGTTACAGCGGCAGCATTTTCCCGTATTCTTTCAGCGAAGCAGGCCGAGAAAAAAGCGTAACACTCATCGATATTTCACCGAGTATTACAGGTGCCAATACTTCACCTGGTGCCACAAATAAGCGGCTGTCAGTAACTACGCGAAGCCTGCCGCTTCACGAAAATCGAACCTTGCGCGAAATCACGGGATCGTTCGAAGAACTTGCCCGCACAGCGCCATCCGACCCACATGCGGATGATTACCTGCATGTGACCTTAACTGACGATGCCCTTATGAACGCCATGGAAAAGATACGGGCGCTCTATCCACATGTTATGCAACTCGACTTTGCGCATACGCGGCGCATTCAAACTGCACGTCAACAGGCCATAAAAGAGGCTCATTTATCAAATGATCCAATCGGTCTGCTGACAGATTTTTATCGAAGCCAAACAGAAAACGAACTGTCTGAAAGTCAAATAGCTGCCATTCGCACGATTATCGACGAGGAGGTGGCTGCTCGATGA
- a CDS encoding AAA family ATPase codes for MRPLSLELCAFGPYADRVFIDFSLFGESGVFLICGPTGSGKTTLFDAMKFALFGEASGTRRPTSSFASGFANATTEPFVEFIFEQAGKTYRARRVPHYSRSKKRGVGTTAAGGAAELVCETTGSVIASKANAMDEAVVDLLGITTEQFSQIVMIAQGDFSQLLTANTKQRAEIFRRIFHTEPYQHIQERLVERKRTLEQHVEASEEQARIHLALLASENAPETTMPNDEVAGQQEVFLTLKGPIPSADKQGDPFAFERSVPSAGEQDNPFTFEGSVLSRLDDIEKELANIAAHDDMRKHSLTKQQAEAETRLQEIDRNLGSARQTTQLEKRLAETTSYLVEHENAYQTAQANWQTAQAEEGLRHRLSEDIATATEKARTLSEVSRLEGQHTTAQSKVAASQKAATETETALHQARQQLEEIAEAAKRVHDAPAQLERARNDERLIADALEQTALVDRMKQQTQTTTAAFADAQERYAQARADTTQATNAFFAAQAGILARSLSTGTPCPVCGSKEHPHPAHLAADAPTQAYIDTLQATEQTARTHLEEAGNKLAADKAAEDAQLKRATQALAALPPTYQSERIDTGKLATARTAIATRISELNAATDQQKQLTNEANRLSCMVPDLEEKARAASDTLIQAQRNEAEIAASINALRATADYANALQAQKTIDDLRSRLEAAQKRFTVAQATWEEQRRAHDEHVARKKELEEQLAVAPHFNVATLEEQRILVVQTRKNTVAEITTIESRQATNEKALVALKKIAQSSQRIEEEFSQISYLADLASGNAVGTQGKISFETYVQSVYFDSVLDAANERLSLMSEGRYTLLRRQQARDNRTQSGLDMDVFDAYTGKQRDVKTLSGGESFLASLSLALGFSDVIQRQAGGIQLDTMFIDEGFGSLDTEALELALRVFDQLGRDKRLVGIISHVEELKDRIDHRIVVQKDQTGSTLTVKR; via the coding sequence ATGAGGCCTCTTTCTCTTGAGTTATGCGCCTTTGGTCCCTATGCAGACCGTGTCTTCATCGACTTTTCGCTCTTCGGTGAAAGCGGCGTCTTTCTTATCTGTGGCCCAACCGGCAGCGGCAAGACAACCTTATTTGATGCCATGAAATTCGCGCTCTTTGGCGAGGCAAGCGGTACGAGACGGCCAACCTCTTCCTTTGCGAGCGGATTTGCCAACGCCACGACAGAACCGTTTGTCGAATTTATTTTCGAGCAGGCCGGAAAGACCTATCGCGCACGACGGGTACCTCACTATTCGCGCTCCAAAAAACGGGGAGTCGGCACAACAGCTGCAGGTGGTGCAGCTGAACTCGTCTGCGAGACAACCGGCAGTGTTATCGCAAGCAAAGCAAACGCAATGGACGAAGCAGTTGTTGACTTGTTAGGTATCACTACTGAACAGTTCTCGCAGATCGTTATGATCGCGCAGGGTGATTTCAGTCAACTTTTAACCGCTAATACCAAGCAACGTGCCGAAATATTCCGCCGCATTTTTCACACCGAGCCATACCAACATATTCAAGAGAGGCTCGTTGAACGCAAACGCACACTTGAACAGCATGTAGAAGCAAGTGAAGAGCAAGCGCGTATTCATCTTGCGCTGCTGGCGTCTGAAAATGCTCCTGAAACCACCATGCCAAACGACGAAGTGGCAGGTCAACAAGAAGTTTTCCTTACCCTAAAGGGACCAATACCATCAGCAGATAAACAAGGTGATCCGTTTGCCTTCGAAAGGTCAGTACCATCAGCAGGCGAACAAGACAACCCCTTTACCTTCGAAGGATCCGTGCTGTCACGTCTTGATGACATCGAAAAAGAACTTGCCAACATTGCAGCACACGACGATATGCGCAAGCATTCCCTTACCAAACAGCAAGCTGAAGCTGAAACGCGCCTCCAAGAAATTGATCGCAACCTCGGCAGCGCACGACAGACTACCCAATTGGAAAAGCGTCTTGCAGAAACCACATCGTACCTAGTTGAGCACGAGAATGCCTATCAAACGGCACAGGCCAACTGGCAGACTGCCCAAGCAGAAGAAGGCCTCAGGCACCGCCTTTCTGAAGACATTGCCACTGCAACAGAAAAGGCACGAACCCTTAGCGAGGTAAGCCGCCTCGAAGGGCAACACACCACCGCCCAGTCAAAGGTAGCAGCTAGTCAGAAGGCGGCCACCGAAACCGAAACGGCACTTCATCAAGCACGCCAGCAGTTAGAGGAAATTGCAGAAGCCGCCAAACGTGTACACGATGCTCCGGCTCAGCTTGAACGCGCTCGCAATGACGAACGTTTGATTGCCGATGCGCTTGAACAAACTGCCCTCGTTGATCGAATGAAGCAGCAAACACAAACAACAACCGCGGCTTTTGCTGATGCACAAGAGCGCTATGCGCAAGCTCGCGCAGACACCACTCAGGCAACAAATGCGTTCTTCGCTGCTCAGGCGGGTATCCTTGCACGCAGTCTTTCTACGGGGACACCCTGCCCGGTCTGCGGATCGAAAGAGCACCCCCACCCAGCACACCTTGCAGCTGATGCCCCCACTCAAGCGTATATCGACACTTTACAAGCGACCGAGCAGACAGCTCGCACCCATTTAGAGGAAGCAGGAAACAAGCTCGCTGCCGATAAAGCCGCTGAAGATGCCCAGCTAAAACGCGCTACGCAAGCTCTGGCAGCACTGCCCCCGACGTATCAATCCGAACGTATTGATACAGGCAAACTTGCGACAGCACGCACCGCAATAGCAACCCGCATATCTGAACTAAACGCTGCTACTGACCAGCAGAAACAACTCACCAATGAGGCAAATCGGCTTTCATGTATGGTGCCTGATCTTGAAGAAAAGGCCCGTGCGGCATCGGATACTCTTATCCAAGCACAGCGGAACGAAGCAGAAATAGCTGCCTCAATTAATGCTCTACGAGCAACGGCCGATTACGCCAATGCGCTCCAAGCCCAAAAGACTATCGACGATCTCCGCAGTCGCCTTGAAGCGGCACAAAAGCGTTTTACCGTTGCTCAGGCAACTTGGGAAGAACAGCGACGCGCGCATGATGAACACGTCGCACGCAAAAAAGAGCTTGAAGAACAGCTTGCTGTAGCTCCCCACTTTAACGTGGCAACTCTTGAAGAACAACGCATACTTGTTGTGCAAACACGCAAGAACACTGTTGCAGAAATCACCACGATTGAAAGTCGCCAAGCCACTAATGAAAAAGCACTTGTCGCGCTGAAGAAAATTGCTCAGTCGTCCCAACGCATTGAAGAAGAATTCTCGCAAATCTCATATCTTGCCGACCTTGCCAGTGGAAATGCAGTCGGCACACAGGGCAAGATATCCTTTGAGACCTACGTACAGTCAGTGTACTTCGATAGCGTGCTCGATGCCGCCAACGAACGGCTTTCACTTATGTCAGAAGGCCGCTATACCTTGCTGCGCCGCCAACAAGCACGTGATAATCGCACGCAAAGCGGCCTTGATATGGATGTATTTGACGCCTATACCGGCAAGCAGCGCGATGTAAAAACCCTGTCGGGTGGCGAAAGCTTTCTTGCGTCTCTTTCGCTTGCCCTTGGTTTTTCAGATGTCATACAACGTCAAGCCGGTGGCATTCAATTAGATACTATGTTCATCGACGAGGGCTTCGGTTCTCTCGATACCGAAGCCCTCGAACTAGCTTTGCGTGTATTTGATCAACTCGGAAGAGATAAGCGCCTTGTTGGGATTATTTCCCACGTAGAAGAGCTTAAAGACCGTATTGATCACCGTATCGTTGTACAAAAAGATCAAACAGGCAGCACGCTAACGGTCAAAAGATAA